A single genomic interval of Fibrobacter sp. UWB4 harbors:
- the fusA gene encoding elongation factor G, producing the protein MKDIQQHRNIGISAHIDSGKTTLTERILYFTKRIHAIHEVRGKDGVGATMDSMELERERGITIQSAATFANWTHTKTGEKDSINIIDTPGHVDFTIEVERSLRVLDGAILVLTGVEGVQSQSITVDRQMRRYHVPRVVFVNKCDRSGANPLRVAVMLKEKLNHKPCVMQIPIGLESNLKGVVDLLEMKAYYFEGDNGDDMIEKEIPAELVDQANEYREKLVDCCADYSDEVMEKAMEGEYGVDQIDKNLLKKVIREATIRLDITPVFMGSAHKNIGVQKLLDGVIDFLPCPTDVENKALDLDNNEAEVVLKSEDNAPLVCYAFKLVNDRYGQLTYVRVYQGTLKKGDMITNMATGKKVSVGRLVRMHADEMVDITEAGAGDIVALFGIDCASGTTFTDGKNHYNMTSMHVPNPVIELVIEAKNRDDLDNMSKALNRFTKEDPTFQVEVDKESGQTIIKGMGELHLDVYIERMRREYKCDVTTGAPQVAYRETITRPAKFDYTHKKQTGGSGQYAKVVGEMRPMAVEGDQEKVYNFVNSVVGGRIPKEYIPSCDKGFQSCMEAGSLIGFPVVGIEMEVQDGAFHPVDSSDMAFQVAARMAFREAFAKAGAQILEPIMKVEIQTPTEFQGGVVGNVSQRRGSIVGTSEELGMTTITAEVPLSEMFGYATDLRSMTQGKAEFTMEFCKYLPVPKNIQEELIKKYGDKVKARA; encoded by the coding sequence ATGAAAGACATTCAGCAGCACAGAAATATTGGTATTTCTGCTCACATCGACTCCGGTAAGACAACTCTTACCGAACGTATCCTCTACTTCACAAAGCGTATCCACGCTATCCACGAAGTTCGTGGTAAAGACGGCGTCGGTGCCACGATGGACTCCATGGAACTTGAACGCGAACGCGGCATCACGATTCAGTCTGCCGCTACGTTTGCAAACTGGACTCACACCAAGACCGGTGAAAAGGACTCCATCAACATCATCGATACCCCGGGGCACGTGGACTTCACGATCGAAGTGGAACGTTCTCTCCGCGTGTTGGACGGTGCTATCCTCGTCCTCACTGGCGTTGAAGGCGTCCAGTCCCAGTCTATTACCGTTGACCGCCAAATGCGCCGTTACCATGTGCCGCGCGTCGTGTTCGTGAACAAGTGCGACCGCTCTGGTGCAAATCCGCTCCGCGTTGCAGTCATGCTCAAGGAAAAGCTCAACCACAAGCCGTGCGTCATGCAGATTCCTATAGGTTTGGAATCCAATCTTAAGGGCGTGGTCGACCTTCTCGAAATGAAGGCATACTACTTCGAAGGCGACAATGGCGACGACATGATCGAAAAGGAAATCCCGGCAGAACTCGTCGACCAGGCTAACGAATACCGTGAAAAGCTCGTTGACTGCTGCGCTGACTACAGCGACGAAGTCATGGAAAAGGCTATGGAAGGCGAATACGGTGTCGACCAGATCGACAAGAACCTCCTCAAGAAGGTCATCCGCGAAGCTACCATCCGTCTCGACATCACTCCGGTGTTCATGGGTTCTGCTCACAAGAACATTGGTGTCCAGAAGCTCCTCGACGGTGTTATCGACTTCCTCCCGTGCCCGACCGACGTTGAAAACAAGGCTCTCGACCTCGACAACAACGAAGCTGAAGTTGTTCTCAAGTCCGAAGACAACGCACCGCTCGTCTGCTACGCATTCAAGCTCGTGAACGACCGCTATGGCCAGCTCACCTACGTCCGCGTTTACCAGGGTACCCTCAAGAAGGGCGACATGATCACCAACATGGCAACCGGCAAGAAGGTTTCCGTTGGCCGTCTCGTCCGTATGCACGCTGACGAAATGGTGGATATCACCGAAGCCGGTGCAGGCGACATCGTTGCTCTGTTCGGTATCGACTGCGCATCCGGTACGACATTCACGGATGGCAAGAACCACTACAACATGACTTCTATGCACGTTCCTAACCCGGTTATCGAACTTGTTATTGAAGCCAAGAACCGTGACGACCTCGACAACATGTCCAAGGCCCTCAACCGCTTCACGAAGGAAGACCCGACGTTCCAGGTCGAAGTGGACAAGGAATCTGGTCAGACCATCATCAAGGGTATGGGCGAACTCCACCTTGACGTTTATATCGAACGTATGCGCCGTGAATACAAGTGCGACGTGACGACTGGTGCTCCGCAGGTTGCTTACCGCGAAACCATCACCCGCCCGGCCAAGTTCGACTACACCCACAAGAAGCAGACCGGTGGTTCTGGTCAGTACGCTAAGGTCGTCGGCGAAATGCGTCCGATGGCTGTCGAAGGCGACCAGGAAAAGGTCTACAACTTCGTCAACTCCGTCGTCGGTGGCCGTATTCCGAAGGAATACATCCCGTCTTGCGATAAGGGTTTCCAGAGCTGCATGGAAGCAGGTTCCCTCATCGGCTTCCCGGTTGTTGGTATCGAAATGGAAGTCCAGGATGGTGCATTCCACCCGGTCGACTCCTCTGATATGGCGTTCCAGGTTGCTGCCCGTATGGCCTTCCGCGAAGCTTTCGCTAAGGCAGGCGCTCAGATCCTCGAACCGATCATGAAGGTCGAAATCCAGACCCCGACCGAATTCCAGGGCGGTGTCGTGGGTAACGTTTCCCAGCGTCGTGGTAGCATCGTTGGTACTTCCGAAGAACTCGGCATGACCACGATTACTGCTGAAGTTCCGCTTTCCGAAATGTTCGGTTATGCTACGGACCTCCGTTCCATGACCCAGGGTAAGGCTGAATTCACGATGGAATTCTGCAAGTACCTCCCGGTTCCGAAGAACATCCAGGAAGAACTCATCAAGAAGTACGGCGACAAGGTCAAGGCAAGAGCCTAA
- a CDS encoding EcsC family protein, whose product MLNFNEFKKDESNSIQEMFNSVVFNLITDIPDSLLCPNRDPDTRADILIKQAALKAAAVSTSLSIPAGFTGVLTSIPDIAAVWRIQAQLVSDIACTYGKFAMLSREAMVWCLFRHSAASLLRDVAVRTGSRIVVQKLSLAALQKLLQKIGVKISANFLGRIALRAIPAIGAIGNGAYTYFDTNEVGKTAKSYFKALEGVEKPELVENAIDKESESGDDGADQSASGENSAESTVHSSDENN is encoded by the coding sequence ATGTTAAACTTTAACGAATTCAAAAAAGACGAATCCAATTCCATTCAGGAAATGTTCAATTCGGTCGTCTTCAACCTGATTACGGATATTCCGGACTCGCTCCTCTGCCCCAACAGGGACCCCGATACGCGAGCCGATATTTTGATCAAGCAGGCAGCCCTCAAGGCCGCAGCCGTTAGCACCTCGCTTTCTATCCCGGCAGGTTTCACCGGAGTCCTCACCTCCATTCCGGACATAGCAGCAGTCTGGCGCATCCAGGCACAGCTTGTTTCCGATATCGCTTGCACATACGGCAAATTCGCGATGCTCTCCCGTGAAGCAATGGTCTGGTGCCTTTTCCGCCACAGTGCAGCCTCGCTCCTCCGCGATGTCGCCGTCCGCACGGGCAGCCGCATTGTCGTACAGAAGCTATCGCTTGCAGCCCTCCAGAAGCTGCTCCAGAAAATCGGAGTCAAGATTTCAGCAAACTTCCTCGGCCGAATCGCCCTCCGCGCAATCCCGGCCATTGGCGCCATCGGTAACGGAGCCTACACGTACTTCGACACAAACGAGGTCGGCAAGACGGCAAAATCTTACTTCAAGGCTCTCGAAGGCGTAGAAAAGCCGGAACTCGTCGAAAACGCCATCGACAAGGAATCTGAATCTGGCGATGATGGTGCAGATCAAAGCGCAAGCGGAGAAAACAGCGCTGAATCGACAGTACATAGTTCTGACGAAAACAACTAA
- a CDS encoding glycosyl hydrolase family 8 — MKTTKLSAFSLSLLFSAAMATAADTVGNFFDENGAYYGPDCDKEKNYSGAYYTGNYESPFKTVLGKTDEEIQAKMDQLWDHYFKGDNNSKVYYDKGNEAYILDVNNRDVRSEGMSYGMMIAVQTGHKEEFDKLWNWAKNHMWHKSGGWDGYFAWQRNESGSGGDDNCAPDGEMYFMMSLLFAANRWNDSKYMDDAQYILKKMWDNGQHSLFNPQHYVITFQPQGNENNFSDPSYDLPAYVDLFARWSTSNQDKWSKAAKATRDHLYKSSNTKSGLFSDYNNFDGTPHGVSYNGNAEKYMYDAMRCAMNFGMDYYLFGADSARQEEMARRIIDFFEKDGYKHARFNWDGSNPQEQYTLGETGANAVAAMALMNDSKYNDAVKKNLKMAWDGNLMTGQYRYYDGLVHYLAMLHLSGTFKIWKPKPEVTEKEVTANEHNGVKIAKDTTFYSFESCKLYKVNAKPDNVSISSKPKFNNSVKVWSNNSAIVIENAVTGTKFAITDMNGRVLKSAKTSSALQEVRINSRGNFLVIVGDKTYKVVK; from the coding sequence ATGAAAACAACAAAACTTTCTGCATTCTCCCTCTCCTTGCTGTTCAGTGCCGCCATGGCCACTGCAGCCGATACCGTAGGCAATTTCTTTGACGAAAACGGCGCTTACTATGGCCCGGACTGCGATAAAGAAAAAAACTATTCCGGCGCATACTACACCGGTAATTACGAAAGCCCGTTCAAGACCGTCTTGGGCAAGACCGACGAAGAAATCCAGGCAAAAATGGATCAGTTGTGGGACCACTACTTTAAGGGCGACAACAATTCCAAGGTCTATTACGACAAGGGCAACGAAGCTTACATTCTCGACGTGAACAACAGAGACGTCCGTTCTGAAGGCATGTCTTACGGTATGATGATTGCTGTGCAGACCGGCCACAAAGAAGAATTCGACAAGCTCTGGAACTGGGCCAAGAACCACATGTGGCACAAGAGCGGTGGCTGGGATGGCTACTTCGCTTGGCAGCGCAACGAAAGCGGCTCCGGCGGTGACGACAACTGCGCTCCGGACGGCGAAATGTATTTTATGATGTCGCTCCTCTTTGCAGCGAACCGCTGGAATGACAGCAAGTACATGGACGATGCCCAGTACATCTTGAAGAAGATGTGGGACAACGGCCAGCATAGCCTTTTCAACCCGCAACATTACGTTATCACGTTCCAGCCGCAAGGCAACGAAAACAACTTCTCCGACCCGTCTTACGACTTGCCAGCCTATGTCGATCTTTTCGCTCGCTGGTCCACCTCCAATCAGGATAAGTGGAGCAAGGCTGCAAAGGCAACGCGCGATCACTTGTACAAATCCTCAAACACGAAGTCCGGCTTGTTCTCGGATTACAACAACTTCGACGGTACTCCGCATGGCGTAAGCTACAATGGCAATGCCGAAAAGTACATGTACGATGCCATGCGTTGCGCTATGAACTTCGGTATGGACTACTACCTCTTCGGCGCTGATTCTGCTCGCCAAGAAGAAATGGCCCGCCGCATCATCGATTTCTTTGAAAAGGATGGCTACAAGCACGCTCGTTTCAACTGGGACGGCTCCAATCCGCAGGAACAGTACACGCTTGGCGAAACCGGCGCAAATGCCGTGGCTGCAATGGCTTTGATGAACGATTCGAAGTATAATGACGCCGTCAAGAAGAATCTCAAGATGGCTTGGGATGGAAACCTCATGACGGGTCAGTACCGCTACTACGATGGCTTGGTGCACTACCTCGCCATGCTCCACTTGAGCGGAACATTCAAGATTTGGAAGCCGAAGCCGGAAGTTACGGAAAAGGAAGTCACCGCCAACGAACACAACGGCGTCAAGATTGCAAAAGACACGACTTTCTATTCGTTTGAATCTTGCAAGCTTTACAAGGTGAACGCAAAGCCGGACAATGTTTCTATCTCTTCTAAGCCCAAGTTCAACAACTCCGTGAAGGTCTGGTCCAACAACAGCGCCATCGTCATTGAAAACGCTGTAACCGGCACCAAGTTCGCAATCACGGATATGAACGGCCGTGTGCTCAAGTCTGCAAAGACAAGCTCAGCCCTGCAAGAAGTCCGCATCAACAGCAGAGGCAACTTCCTCGTCATTGTTGGCGACAAGACTTACAAGGTCGTGAAGTAA
- the map gene encoding type I methionyl aminopeptidase: MAKIKVKSAKEIELIRDAGALAAETLIRAGEMCKPGVSTLEIDEFIGDYTRKHKGISACMGYHGYPRYACISINEVVCHGIPNANTILKDGDIVNIDITTILSGYHGDTSAMFCVGKVSDIARELVDTAKFCMEEGIRAAGERGAHWNDIGCAIQDIADEHGFSVVEDYCGHGIGRGFHEEPTVYHFRNYERCPFIEIGNVFTVEPMLNVGRPGTKTLADGWTAVTRDGSLSAQWEHTVVKTKDGIDILTLPR; this comes from the coding sequence ATGGCAAAGATCAAAGTAAAATCCGCAAAAGAAATAGAACTGATCCGCGATGCCGGCGCTCTCGCTGCCGAAACGCTGATCCGTGCGGGCGAAATGTGCAAGCCCGGCGTCTCCACGCTCGAAATCGATGAATTCATCGGCGACTACACGCGTAAACACAAGGGCATCTCCGCCTGCATGGGCTATCACGGTTATCCGCGTTATGCCTGCATCAGCATCAACGAAGTTGTCTGCCACGGCATCCCGAACGCAAACACCATCCTCAAGGATGGCGACATCGTGAACATCGACATCACGACGATCCTCTCCGGCTACCACGGCGATACCTCCGCCATGTTCTGCGTTGGTAAGGTCTCCGACATCGCCCGCGAACTCGTGGACACAGCCAAGTTCTGCATGGAAGAAGGCATCCGCGCTGCAGGCGAAAGAGGCGCCCACTGGAACGACATCGGCTGCGCCATCCAGGACATCGCCGATGAACACGGCTTCAGCGTTGTCGAAGACTACTGCGGTCACGGCATCGGTCGCGGCTTCCACGAAGAACCGACCGTCTACCACTTCCGCAACTACGAACGTTGCCCGTTCATTGAAATCGGTAACGTCTTTACGGTCGAACCAATGCTCAACGTCGGTCGCCCGGGCACAAAGACTCTCGCTGACGGCTGGACCGCAGTCACTCGCGACGGCTCTCTCAGCGCCCAGTGGGAACACACCGTCGTGAAGACCAAGGATGGCATTGACATCCTCACGCTTCCTAGATAG
- a CDS encoding DEAD/DEAH box helicase codes for MSDEIKEETKERVNPFLTPVKIIEPKNKLPDYTFDMLPEEQKAILREHGWTELMPVQRKSIPYMLAARDMLVQSKTGSGKTGAYALPLLQVIVRDHPYPQALILVPTRELCIQVQEEFEKLSKGTGIKSVAIFGGVSYEPQIKALRSGVHVIVATPGRLMDHIQRGNVDLLSIRDLVLDEADEMLSMGFYPDMQKIRKYLPKAISCTMYSATIPQTVKSLAREFQRPGADFLSLSYDKVIANNLEHRYYTCDVMEKDSMTIKVLEYYNPESCMIFCNYKRDVSYLEQVLSGYGFEVGALSGDVTQSLREKTLNAFRDKKLKILICTDVAARGIDVDHVTHVIVYDHPADHEVYVHRSGRTARAGRSGLCISLITPVEEIDLRQTAVDFGINFIKMDPLTNEEIAKKVSERTRVRLEEVRKHFGGQKATERISRMLPLVKDLANGTTDDQMLLAYLLDRYAWRKQ; via the coding sequence ATGAGTGACGAAATTAAAGAAGAAACGAAAGAAAGAGTAAATCCGTTTTTAACGCCTGTCAAAATTATCGAGCCCAAGAACAAGCTCCCCGATTATACGTTTGATATGCTCCCCGAAGAACAGAAGGCTATTCTCCGGGAACACGGCTGGACCGAACTGATGCCTGTCCAGCGCAAATCCATCCCTTACATGCTCGCCGCCCGCGATATGCTCGTGCAATCGAAGACGGGTTCGGGCAAGACGGGCGCATACGCCCTCCCGCTTTTGCAGGTCATTGTCCGTGACCATCCGTATCCGCAGGCACTTATCCTCGTGCCGACTCGTGAACTTTGCATCCAGGTGCAAGAAGAATTCGAAAAGCTCTCCAAGGGTACGGGCATCAAGTCTGTCGCTATTTTTGGTGGCGTAAGCTACGAACCGCAAATCAAGGCACTCCGTTCCGGCGTACATGTCATTGTCGCTACCCCGGGCCGTCTCATGGACCACATCCAGCGCGGAAACGTAGACCTGCTTTCGATCCGCGACCTCGTCCTCGACGAAGCCGACGAAATGCTCTCGATGGGTTTCTACCCCGACATGCAGAAGATCCGCAAGTACTTGCCGAAGGCCATCTCCTGCACAATGTACAGCGCCACAATTCCGCAGACGGTCAAGAGCCTTGCCCGCGAATTCCAGCGTCCGGGTGCCGATTTCCTTTCGCTCAGCTACGACAAGGTCATCGCAAACAACCTCGAACACCGCTACTACACTTGCGACGTGATGGAAAAGGATTCCATGACCATCAAGGTTCTGGAATACTACAATCCTGAAAGCTGCATGATTTTCTGCAACTACAAGCGCGACGTAAGCTACCTCGAACAGGTGCTCTCCGGCTACGGCTTTGAAGTCGGCGCATTGAGCGGCGACGTGACCCAGAGCCTTCGCGAAAAGACGCTCAACGCATTCCGCGACAAGAAGCTCAAGATTCTCATCTGCACAGACGTTGCCGCCCGCGGTATCGACGTGGACCACGTGACACACGTGATCGTCTACGACCACCCCGCCGACCACGAAGTCTATGTGCACCGCAGCGGACGTACCGCCCGTGCAGGCCGCAGCGGTCTCTGCATCTCGCTCATCACGCCGGTCGAAGAAATCGACCTCCGCCAGACGGCCGTCGACTTCGGCATCAACTTCATCAAGATGGACCCGCTCACAAACGAAGAAATCGCGAAGAAGGTGAGTGAACGTACACGCGTCCGCCTCGAAGAAGTCCGCAAGCACTTCGGCGGTCAAAAAGCAACCGAACGCATCAGCCGCATGCTCCCGCTCGTTAAGGATCTCGCGAACGGCACGACCGACGACCAGATGCTACTTGCCTACCTGCTCGACAGATACGCATGGAGGAAACAGTAG
- the pyrE gene encoding orotate phosphoribosyltransferase, which translates to MNKTDTFVHFLVESGALKFGNFVTKSGRETPYFINTGEFRTGASLSKLAEFYAAAFMEHFADKAQNLYGPAYKGIPLCAATAMKLSDVYAKNLTFTYNRKEVKDHGEGGSLVGYKYAEKTNVVIIEDVITAGTSVNETMQALSQIENANVIGLLISVDRKEKLENGKSALQTVQDEYGIEAHSIVNINDIIAFLESEENRKAINAPEGILDRVYAYREKWGAV; encoded by the coding sequence ATGAATAAAACAGACACTTTTGTACACTTTCTCGTAGAATCTGGCGCTCTCAAATTCGGCAACTTCGTGACCAAGAGCGGTCGCGAAACGCCTTACTTTATCAACACTGGAGAGTTCCGTACGGGAGCATCTCTTTCCAAGCTTGCTGAATTCTATGCAGCAGCCTTCATGGAACACTTTGCAGACAAGGCACAGAACCTCTACGGTCCAGCCTACAAAGGCATTCCCCTCTGCGCCGCTACCGCCATGAAACTCTCTGACGTGTACGCCAAGAACCTCACCTTCACGTACAACAGAAAAGAAGTAAAGGACCACGGTGAAGGCGGTTCCCTCGTCGGTTACAAGTATGCCGAAAAGACAAATGTCGTCATCATCGAAGACGTGATCACCGCAGGCACGTCCGTCAACGAAACCATGCAGGCGCTTTCCCAGATCGAAAACGCAAACGTCATCGGCCTTTTGATTTCCGTGGACCGCAAGGAAAAACTCGAAAACGGCAAGTCAGCTCTCCAGACCGTGCAAGATGAATACGGCATCGAAGCCCACTCCATCGTAAACATCAACGATATCATCGCATTCCTCGAAAGCGAAGAAAACCGCAAGGCCATTAACGCCCCCGAAGGAATCCTTGATCGCGTCTATGCCTACCGCGAAAAATGGGGCGCAGTCTAA
- the purU gene encoding formyltetrahydrofolate deformylase, translated as MTRYILQILCPDQKGLIAGTTQVLAKAGANIIDLQQHTAKDIETFFLRAVFDIESDDIPEVKRHLETIAPHLQLNWKLFDTSKTERVAIFVSKTDHCLYDLLLKHRDGDLPCEFSCIVGNHPDLGPVGGSFGVPFYYVPSNPDKSIPENRFREIIAETNTDTVVLARYMQILSESFTEEFKYRIINIHHGFLPAFKGAKPYHQAWHKGVKIIGATAHFATEDLDQGPIICQDIQRVPETASIDELVELGKDIEKRTLSQALKLWLEHRVFVHAGRTFIL; from the coding sequence TCTTCAGATCCTTTGCCCTGACCAAAAAGGGCTTATCGCCGGCACCACGCAAGTCCTTGCCAAAGCCGGAGCAAACATTATCGACCTCCAGCAACACACCGCTAAGGATATCGAAACCTTTTTCTTACGCGCCGTATTCGACATCGAATCAGACGACATTCCCGAAGTCAAAAGACACCTCGAGACAATCGCCCCGCACCTCCAGCTCAACTGGAAGTTATTCGATACATCCAAAACCGAACGCGTTGCCATATTCGTTTCAAAGACTGACCACTGCCTTTACGACCTGCTCCTCAAGCATCGCGACGGCGACCTTCCCTGCGAATTCAGCTGCATCGTCGGCAACCACCCGGATCTAGGTCCTGTCGGCGGATCTTTTGGCGTACCGTTCTACTATGTGCCGTCCAACCCGGATAAGTCTATTCCCGAGAACCGTTTCCGCGAAATCATTGCCGAAACAAATACCGACACCGTTGTACTCGCCCGCTACATGCAGATCTTGAGTGAATCGTTTACCGAAGAATTCAAGTACCGCATCATCAACATCCACCACGGATTCCTCCCGGCATTCAAGGGGGCAAAGCCCTACCACCAGGCATGGCACAAGGGTGTAAAGATCATCGGTGCAACAGCACACTTTGCGACAGAGGACCTCGACCAGGGGCCAATCATTTGTCAAGACATCCAGCGCGTTCCTGAAACGGCAAGCATCGATGAACTCGTCGAACTCGGCAAGGACATTGAAAAGCGTACGCTGTCGCAGGCACTCAAACTGTGGCTTGAACACCGTGTGTTCGTTCACGCCGGCAGAACATTTATTCTCTAG